Within the Pseudomonas sp. SL4(2022) genome, the region GACCTGCAGCTCACGGTTATAGGCCTCGGCATCCGCTTCACCGGCAAACCGAATCGCCGGCAACCCCACCAGCCATAGGCAGCTGCAAGGCTCCTGTTCTTCCAGCCGCGCGCCAACAAAGCTCTGCACATATTCCAGCGCCGCTTGCGGCCCCTGGTCGATCTGCCCGCGCACCAGCAGTGGCCAGCGCACCGGCTCGCCAATCAGTTGCGGACTGTCCGGCAGACCGGCGGCGCGCAGCAGATCCTTGAGCAGCAGATACGCGGGGTCGCGCCCTTGCAGTGGCTCACCGGTGGGCAACTCGACCAATACCGCGCAGGCACCGGCGCGCAGCAATTGCAAGGCAAAGCGCGGGGGGGCAACGGGCGTTGGCTGGGAAGTGATCTGCGTTTCGGCGTCGACTGTAGCCGGTTCCACCTTGGCCATGCGCCCCTGAGGCGCCGGACGCGGCACGTCGATCTTGGGCCGGGTAACTGGCGCGACAACGGCGGTTTCGGCATGCGGCGGCTCATAGGCCGGCGCCGCTTCAGCCACCGCCGGTGGCACGGCAGCGGCTACCTCCGGCTCGGGCTCGGCCTCAACCAGCGGCTGTAGCAACTCCGGCCGCGAGGGCGCAGCAAAGGGCAATTCCACGCGCGGCAGCCAACTGGCCACCTGCATGGCACTCAGGTAAGCACGGCGGCGCAGTTCAGCGATCAAACGTCAGCCGCCTGTGGGTGCGCCTTTTGCCCGGCCTGCATCAGGTTCAGCGCATTGATATAGGCCTTGGCCGAGGCCACCAGAATGTCAGTGTCCGCGCCGTTGCCGTTGACGATGCGCCCGCCCTTCTCCAAGCGCACGGTTACCTCACCCTGCGAGTCGGTGCCCTGGGTGATGGCATTAACCGAATACAGTTGCAGGTTGGCCTCGGAGCGGGCAATCGACTCGATGGCCTTGAAGGTGGCATCCACCGGCCCCGACCCCTGGGCATTACCACTGTGCTCGGTCCCCGCAACACTGACCACCACCTGAGCCTGCGGCACCTCACCGGTTTTGCTCGCCACCTCCAGGGTGATCAGCTTGAAATGCTCCGGCGCTTCCTCGGTCAGGGTGTCGGACACCAGGGCCTGCAGGTCTTCATCAAAGATCTCCTGCTTCTTGTCCGCCAGGTCTTTGAAGCGGGCGAACGCAGCGTTCAGCTCCGCCTCGCCGGCGAGCACGATGCCCAGCTCATCCAGGCGTGAGCGGAAGGCGTTACGCCCGCTTAATTTGCCCAACGACAACTTGTTGGTGTGCCAGCCAACCGACTGCGCTGACATGATTTCGTAGGTTTCGCGGTGCTTGAGCACGCCGTCCTGGTGAATGCCCGACTCATGGGCAAAGGCATTGGCACCGACGATGGCCTTGTTTGGCTGCACCGGGAAACCGGTGATGCCCGAGACCATCCGCGAGGTACTGAGGATATGCGGGGTGTCGATGCGGGTGTGCACGCCGAGCAGGTCTTCACGGGTTTTGATCGCCATGACGATCTCCTCCAGCGCGGCGTTACCGGCGCGCTCACCGAGGCCGTTGATGGTGCACTCCACTTGGCGCGCACCGGCCACCACCGCCGCCAGCGAGTTGGCCACGGCCAAGCCCAAGTCGTTGTGGCAATGCACGGAGAACACCGCCTTGTCGGCGTTTGGCACGCGGTTGAGCAACTGGCGAATGGTCTCGGCGTACTGATGCGGTATGGCATAGCCAACCGTATCGGGAATATTGATGGTGCGCGCACCGGCATCGATGGCCGCTTCAATAATGCGGCAGAGGAAATCGAGCTCAGAACGGCCGGCGTCCTCGCAGGAAAACTCCACGTCGCTGCACAGGTTGCGCGCACGTTTGATGGCGTGGACGGCTTGTTCCACCACCTGATCCGGCTGCATGCGCAGCTTGTGCTGCATATGGATCGGGCTGGTGGCGATAAAGGTGTGGATACGCCCGCTGTTGGCGCCCTTGAGGGCTTCGGCGGCGCGATCAATGTCCGCATCCAGGGCCCGCGACAGGCTGCACACGGTGCTGTCTTTGATGCTGTCGGCAATCGCCTTGACCGCGGCAAAGTCGCCCGGGCTGGCGATAGCAAAGCCCGCCTCAATCACGTCGACACGCAGGCGCTCCAGCGCCTTGGCGATACGCAACTTTTCCTCACCGGTCATCGACGCGCCGGGGCTCTGCTCGCCGTCACGCAGGGTGGTATCAAAAATAATGACGCGATCGTTGCTGCTCATGCTGGTGTCCTCACGGAGTCGCCGGAGCACACACCCGACGTGGGGGCGCGTGTCGATAAGGAATGATTGTCGCGTGAAATGCCGCAGGCGGGAAGCGCGGCGCATATGGATGCCAGGTCGCGGATAAAACGGTAGAAAGCAAAACGCCCACCTAAATGGCGGGCGTTTTGCTGATTAAGCGAGCTAGAGCGCCGCTAGATCAGGCCAATCAAAGCGCCTGATCCCAGGGACGGTCGCCATTGGCGTCTTTAATCCGGGTCGGTAGACCCATTACGTCCAGCAGTTTGAGGAACGGCTCAGCCGGCAGTTCTTCGACGTTGGCCATGCGCGCCACATCCCAGTCACCACGCGCGACTAGCAGCGCAGCGGCGACCGGCGGTACGCCAGCGGTGTAGGAAATGCCCTGACTGTCGGTCTCGACATAGGCATCTTTGTGGTCGGCGACGTTGTAGATAAACAACTCGGTTGGCTTGCCGTCTTTGGTGCCTTTGACCAAGTCGCCAATGCAGGTTTTACCGCTATAACCCGGCGCCAGCGAGGACGGATCGGGCAGCACGGCCTTGACCACTTTCAGCGGCACGACTTCGAGGCCTTCGGCGGTTTTGACTGGCTGTTCGGACAGCAGACCGAGGTTTTTCAGCACGGTAAACACGTTGATGTAGTGCTCGCCGAAACTCATCCAGAAACGCACGTTGGGCACGTTCAGGTGTTTGGACAGGGAATGCACTTCGTCATGCCCGGTCAAGTACAGATTCTGTTCGCCGACTACCGGCAGATCGTCGGTGCGTTTGACTTCAAACATGCGGTTGCTGGTCCACTGGCTGTTCTGCCAGCTCCAGACTTGGCCGGTGAATTCACGGAAATTGATTTCCGGATCGAAATTGGTGGCGAAGTACTTGCCGTGGGAACCGGCGTTGACGTCGAGGATGTCGATCGACTCGATGCTGTCAAAGTACTGTTGCTGCGCCAGTGCGGCGTAAGCATTGACCACGCCCGGATCGAAACCGACGCCGAGGATGGCGGTCACGCCCTTCTCCTGGCATTCGGCCAGGTGCTTCCACTCGTAGTTACCGTACCAAGGCGGCGTTTCGCAAATCTTGCCCGGTTCTTCGTGGATGGCGGTGTCGAGGTAGGCGGCGCCGGTCTCGATGCAGGCGCGCAGCACCGACATATTGAGGAAGGCCGAACCCACGTTGATGACGATCTGCGATTCGGTTTCGCGGATCAGTGCTTTGGTTGCTTCAATATCCAGCGCATTGAGGGCAAAGGCCTTGATCTCGGCCGGCTGTTTCAGACTGCCCTTGGCGTTAACGCTGTCGATGATGGCCTGGCATTTGGAGATGTTGCGCGACGCGATAGCAATCCGACCCAATTCGTCGTTGTGCTGCGCGCACTTGTGGGCCACCACCTTGGCGACACCTCCTGCACCAATGATCAGAACATTCTTCTTCAATTGTTTCACCTCCTGAGTACTGCGTTATTGAGAGCGTTGCAGCGGGTTTAAACACGTAGGGTGGATGACGCTGTTTGCATCCACCTGTGTGATTGCAGAGCGGTGGCCGGAAAAGCGCCGCCCACCCTACGGGGTTAAGACAGGCTCGACAGGTAATCGTCAAAGCCAAATTCGCGCACCACTTCGACGCTGCCGTCGAGTTGCTTGACCGCGATGGACGGCATTTTCAGGCCGTTGAACCAGTTCTTCTTGACCATGGTGTAACCGGCGGCGTCGATAAACGACAGGCGATCACCAATGGCCAGTGGCGTGTCGAATTGATACTCACCGAAGATGTCACCGGCCAGGCAGGACTTGCCGCACACCATGTAGGTGTATTCACCGTTGCACGGTTCCATCTTGGCGTTAAGGCGGTAGATCAGCAGGTCAAGCATGTGCGCTTCGATCGAGCTGTCGACCACGGCCAGGTGCTTGCCGTTGTACAGGGTGTCGAGCACCGTGACTTCCAGCGAGGAACTCAGGGTGATGGCCGCTTCGCCCGGTTCCAGATACACCTGCACCCCGAAGCGCTCGGAGAAGGCCTTGAGCCGCGCACAGAACTTGTCCAGCGGGTAGTCGTCGCCGGTGAAGTGAATGCCGCCACCGAGGCTGACCCACTCGACCTGCTCCAGCAGATGACCGAAGCGCTCTTCAATGGTCGTCAGCATCTGGTCGAACAGCTCGAAGCTGCCGTTCTCACAGTTGTTGTGGAACATAAAGCCGCTGATCTTATCCATCACGGCGGCGATCTTTTCCGGGTCCCACTCGCCCAGGCGGCTGAATGGGCGCGCCGGGTCGGCCAGCAGGTAATCGGAGCTGCTCACCTGCGGGTTAACACGCAGGCCGCGAATGGTGCCTTCGGTGGCTTCGGCGAAGCGTTCAAGCTGGCCAATGGAGTTGAAGATGATCTTGTCGCAGTTGGCGACCATTTCTTCGATTTCATCATCGGCCCAGGCCACGCTGTAGGCATGGGTTTCGCCGGCGAACTTCTGCCGACCGAGCTTGAGCTCGTACAGCGAGCTGGACGTGGTGCCGTCCATGTATTGCTGCATCAGGTCGAACACCGACCAGGTGGCGAAGCACTTAAGCGCCAGCAGCGCCTTGGCCCCGGAGTGCTCGCGTACGTAGGCGATCTTCTCCAGGTTGCCCAAGAGCTTTTGCTTGTCGATGAGGTAGTACGGCGTCTTGATCATCTGCGTGTCTGTGCCCCGAATGCTATGCAAAGTCGGCCGGCAGGCAATCAGCAAAGCTGACCCCTCCCCGAAAAGTGGAGGCGAATTGTGCCGACAACCGGCACATACCGAAAGAGCAGTGGGGATATTTCGTCGATTCAGTGACTATCGGCAACGACTGCGCGGCCAACGTGAAACAACCCACGCGCCGCAGGATGACCAGTCAGAGTGACAGGGGTATGACGTACCCCAGCGTTAACGCGCCGGGGTTGTGCGGATCAATTGATCGGCGTGGCCGTCAGGTTGGCGCGGATATCGGCGTTCTGCAGCTTGACCCCGTACATCGAAGTCACGGCACCGCCAGTGGGATGAACATTCTGAATCCGGTCGATGTTCACTTCCTTGAAATGCACCCGGCCGTTGACCGCAAAGCCAAGCGGATCGGGGCTGACTGGCGTACAACCGGCAGCTGATTTATTGCAGACCTTGGTCGGCGCCACGTCTAGGTTGAGGTCGACATTGAACCCATAGGCATTGGCGTTCGGGTTACTCGGGTTACCGTCAGACGTGTGGAAGTTGTCCACCACCAACTGGCTGCCTGTGCCGTTCACCTTATTAACCCGCCCGGTTTCAATGATGATCTGATTGCGCTTCTCGTTATTCGATACGCTATTGGCCGGGTTACCGGAGCCATCACGTACAAACACGTTCTTCAGCTTGACCGAGATGCCTTCGTCACCGCGATCTTCCCAACGCCCGCCACTGGCCACACAGGCGCTGGAAGTACTGCCGCTGCCGCCGACGCACAGCGCACCAGCACCGCCCGAATTAATGGCCAGGGTCGAACCTTGCTCATAGCGTTTGAGCACTAAACGACCAATGCTGCTACCGGTTTGCCGGTCACCCCAGCGCACATCGTTCACATCAAGCTTGGACCAGTACGTCCCCTTGCGCAGCTCGACGCCGTTATTGCTGATATCCAGCGAGCCATCACGAAAGTGGATGTCATAGCTGCTACCTGCCAACCAAAGGCCTCGGCCATTCTCGTCGACGGTAATCGCCGCATTGGCTTCACTCATATAGAAGTCGGCGTTGTAACGCAGACCATCGCCCGTCGCCCCGCCCGCCTTGAGGGTGATGTGGCCATTGAGGGTAAAGTCATAGGCCGGGAATATTTCCATTAGAACCAGCAGTTCGGTACCGCCCTGCAGCGGTGCGCCAGGTGTGCCGACACGCAGACCATCAAAACTATAACTACCGACCACGTTCTTGAAACCCAAGCGCATGCCGTCGAAGTGACCGTTATAACCACCGCTGTTCATGTCGGTATTGGTACCGGCATAACAACTGGCAGAGACACCCGCCGCGCAGCTCTTGGTCAGGTCAAACGTAAACTGCCCCGTGCCATGGGTGCGCAGGCCGCTGAACCACATGCTGTTACCGTTATCGGTGAGCGCCAACGAGCTGTTGACCATGTTCCAGCTGAGGTCGGCGCTGATACCTTTTTGCCCCGAGTTAGGGTCACCGCCCGGGCGCAGCTTCAGCCAGTTTTGCCGTGCGCCCTGGTCGAGGAAGTTCAGATCCACCGCCAGGCCGCCGAGTTTCTGATTGCTCGGGTTGCCCATGATCAGACCGCCCAGCGTGGCGTTGAGATTCAAATCTTGAAAGGCGACTTTGGCGTAACTGCCAACACCATCCTGTTCAAGATCCAGGGTCAAACCGGAATTGCTGATCAGGCTGCCGGCAAAGTTCTCGGCGCGCAGCACGCCTTCATCCTGATACTGGAACAGGCTGTTGGCGATGGTGATATTCGGTTTGATCCGCAGTCCTTCGCCACTGGCCCCGCCACCCGCAATGCTGATACTGCCGCCCAGGCGCAAGTCCATGTTCAGTTTGCCGAAGCTGCGCGGGGCATCCACGTCACGCAGATCGGGAGTGCTCGGCGTCACCGCCACACCTGGCGTCGGGTCGCCATGGGCCAGATCAAGGCTGATGCCGGCAATCGAGCCAACAAAGCGCGAGGTACCCAGGTCCAGCTTGATCTCCTGGCCACTGCCGCCGCTAACAATATCCAGGTAGGCGTTGTTCAGGTAGGTATCGAACGACAGGCCTTTGACAATCAGGTCAAAGCCATTGTCGCGGTAATAGAAGGTCGCCGCGCTCAGCGACAGCTGACTGTCATCCACGCTGAAACCACTGACACCGCTGGCCCCCCCGCCACTCAGTTTGAGGCTGGCGCCCAGGGTGAAGAATGCACGAAAGGCGCCAAAGCTTTTGCTGCTGCCAGCCAATTCGATGTTATCCACACTCAGCACCTGGGCACTGCCGCTGTGCTGCACCTGCAATTGATCGCCGACTACATCAAGCGTGGTGGTCGAGTT harbors:
- a CDS encoding energy transducer TonB, with the protein product MIAELRRRAYLSAMQVASWLPRVELPFAAPSRPELLQPLVEAEPEPEVAAAVPPAVAEAAPAYEPPHAETAVVAPVTRPKIDVPRPAPQGRMAKVEPATVDAETQITSQPTPVAPPRFALQLLRAGACAVLVELPTGEPLQGRDPAYLLLKDLLRAAGLPDSPQLIGEPVRWPLLVRGQIDQGPQAALEYVQSFVGARLEEQEPCSCLWLVGLPAIRFAGEADAEAYNRELQVEGLGTAWALPGLELLMDEPERKRELWQAMRRVRQRWLAAN
- a CDS encoding 2-isopropylmalate synthase; protein product: MSSNDRVIIFDTTLRDGEQSPGASMTGEEKLRIAKALERLRVDVIEAGFAIASPGDFAAVKAIADSIKDSTVCSLSRALDADIDRAAEALKGANSGRIHTFIATSPIHMQHKLRMQPDQVVEQAVHAIKRARNLCSDVEFSCEDAGRSELDFLCRIIEAAIDAGARTINIPDTVGYAIPHQYAETIRQLLNRVPNADKAVFSVHCHNDLGLAVANSLAAVVAGARQVECTINGLGERAGNAALEEIVMAIKTREDLLGVHTRIDTPHILSTSRMVSGITGFPVQPNKAIVGANAFAHESGIHQDGVLKHRETYEIMSAQSVGWHTNKLSLGKLSGRNAFRSRLDELGIVLAGEAELNAAFARFKDLADKKQEIFDEDLQALVSDTLTEEAPEHFKLITLEVASKTGEVPQAQVVVSVAGTEHSGNAQGSGPVDATFKAIESIARSEANLQLYSVNAITQGTDSQGEVTVRLEKGGRIVNGNGADTDILVASAKAYINALNLMQAGQKAHPQAADV
- a CDS encoding saccharopine dehydrogenase family protein, with translation MKKNVLIIGAGGVAKVVAHKCAQHNDELGRIAIASRNISKCQAIIDSVNAKGSLKQPAEIKAFALNALDIEATKALIRETESQIVINVGSAFLNMSVLRACIETGAAYLDTAIHEEPGKICETPPWYGNYEWKHLAECQEKGVTAILGVGFDPGVVNAYAALAQQQYFDSIESIDILDVNAGSHGKYFATNFDPEINFREFTGQVWSWQNSQWTSNRMFEVKRTDDLPVVGEQNLYLTGHDEVHSLSKHLNVPNVRFWMSFGEHYINVFTVLKNLGLLSEQPVKTAEGLEVVPLKVVKAVLPDPSSLAPGYSGKTCIGDLVKGTKDGKPTELFIYNVADHKDAYVETDSQGISYTAGVPPVAAALLVARGDWDVARMANVEELPAEPFLKLLDVMGLPTRIKDANGDRPWDQAL
- a CDS encoding carboxynorspermidine decarboxylase, with amino-acid sequence MIKTPYYLIDKQKLLGNLEKIAYVREHSGAKALLALKCFATWSVFDLMQQYMDGTTSSSLYELKLGRQKFAGETHAYSVAWADDEIEEMVANCDKIIFNSIGQLERFAEATEGTIRGLRVNPQVSSSDYLLADPARPFSRLGEWDPEKIAAVMDKISGFMFHNNCENGSFELFDQMLTTIEERFGHLLEQVEWVSLGGGIHFTGDDYPLDKFCARLKAFSERFGVQVYLEPGEAAITLSSSLEVTVLDTLYNGKHLAVVDSSIEAHMLDLLIYRLNAKMEPCNGEYTYMVCGKSCLAGDIFGEYQFDTPLAIGDRLSFIDAAGYTMVKKNWFNGLKMPSIAVKQLDGSVEVVREFGFDDYLSSLS
- a CDS encoding DUF6160 family protein, which translates into the protein MHRHSLLLLALLSPLTQAMQALDDQALSSVSGRDGISLQTSGGGWSAGSVNYTQDGQTLSLKGVSGTPQTAGSNSTTTLDVVGDQLQVQHSGSAQVLSVDNIELAGSSKSFGAFRAFFTLGASLKLSGGGASGVSGFSVDDSQLSLSAATFYYRDNGFDLIVKGLSFDTYLNNAYLDIVSGGSGQEIKLDLGTSRFVGSIAGISLDLAHGDPTPGVAVTPSTPDLRDVDAPRSFGKLNMDLRLGGSISIAGGGASGEGLRIKPNITIANSLFQYQDEGVLRAENFAGSLISNSGLTLDLEQDGVGSYAKVAFQDLNLNATLGGLIMGNPSNQKLGGLAVDLNFLDQGARQNWLKLRPGGDPNSGQKGISADLSWNMVNSSLALTDNGNSMWFSGLRTHGTGQFTFDLTKSCAAGVSASCYAGTNTDMNSGGYNGHFDGMRLGFKNVVGSYSFDGLRVGTPGAPLQGGTELLVLMEIFPAYDFTLNGHITLKAGGATGDGLRYNADFYMSEANAAITVDENGRGLWLAGSSYDIHFRDGSLDISNNGVELRKGTYWSKLDVNDVRWGDRQTGSSIGRLVLKRYEQGSTLAINSGGAGALCVGGSGSTSSACVASGGRWEDRGDEGISVKLKNVFVRDGSGNPANSVSNNEKRNQIIIETGRVNKVNGTGSQLVVDNFHTSDGNPSNPNANAYGFNVDLNLDVAPTKVCNKSAAGCTPVSPDPLGFAVNGRVHFKEVNIDRIQNVHPTGGAVTSMYGVKLQNADIRANLTATPIN